The Flavobacteriaceae bacterium 3519-10 genome includes a window with the following:
- a CDS encoding Translation elongation factor Ts yields MYTPVAADVAKLRNITGAGMMDCKKALVEAEGDFDKAIENLRKKGQKVAANRADRESTEGAVIAKVSADKTKGTIIALNCETDFVAKNEDFVKLAHELAELAVGKTKEEFLAAEYSGTTVAEKLIDQTGIIGEKIEIGSFETIEGPYLGAYIHAGNKIAAITSLSADVAGGDEVAKSVSMQVAAMNPIALDETKVSQETIDRELDIEREILTKEGKPANIIDNILKGKMQKFYKDNTLVHQSFIKDSGLSVAEYVKSVNADLTVVGFVRVSLA; encoded by the coding sequence ATGTATACACCGGTTGCTGCAGACGTAGCTAAATTAAGAAACATTACAGGTGCAGGAATGATGGACTGCAAAAAAGCATTGGTTGAAGCCGAAGGAGATTTCGACAAAGCAATTGAAAACCTTAGAAAAAAAGGCCAGAAAGTTGCCGCCAACAGAGCTGACCGGGAGTCTACCGAAGGAGCTGTGATTGCCAAAGTGAGCGCCGACAAAACTAAAGGTACCATCATCGCCCTGAACTGCGAGACCGACTTCGTAGCAAAGAACGAAGATTTCGTAAAACTGGCACACGAACTGGCAGAACTGGCAGTGGGCAAAACTAAAGAAGAATTTTTAGCAGCAGAATACAGCGGAACTACCGTAGCTGAAAAACTAATCGATCAGACCGGGATTATCGGCGAAAAAATTGAGATCGGTTCATTTGAAACTATCGAAGGTCCTTATTTAGGAGCTTACATCCACGCAGGTAACAAGATCGCGGCTATTACTTCACTTTCTGCTGATGTTGCTGGTGGCGACGAGGTTGCAAAATCTGTTTCAATGCAGGTTGCAGCAATGAACCCTATTGCACTGGACGAAACAAAAGTTTCTCAGGAAACTATTGACCGTGAACTTGATATCGAAAGAGAAATCCTTACCAAAGAAGGTAAGCCTGCAAACATCATCGACAATATCCTTAAAGGGAAAATGCAGAAATTCTACAAAGACAACACTTTGGTACACCAGTCTTTCATTAAAGACAGTGGCCTTTCCGTTGCAGAATACGTAAAATCTGTAAATGCAGATCTTACCGTAGTAGGTTTTGTAAGAGTAAGCCTGGCTTAA